The Bradyrhizobium sp. CCBAU 051011 DNA segment CTCCATCACCGCCTTGTTCGCCTGGTGCTTGCGAAGCCAGGCGACCAGCTTACGGTGCCCCTGGGTCGTGCTCGGGAGGGTTTGCCGTAATCCCAACGCACGAATGCACGCATCCACCTTGTCCTTGGCGACATCGATACCCACGACAACATGAGCATTTTGTGCCATCATCCACTCCCTTCCTTGCTCGGTTCGGGCTCGAAGCCCTTGCAACTGTTCGGGTTGAGGAAGACACCGGAGCTGTCCCTCGCTCTGACACAGGCTCGGTCGCCTTTGGGCGCAACGGGCTCAGTTCCAGCAACGGGCGGTTGGTGCGCAACCGCCCGTTCGCACATTCTGACAGATTTCCTGGACACAAGGGCGCAGGGAAGACCGGGTGCGCGCTGCACCCGCGGTCTCGTGTGCAATGTGTGCATAGGAATGCGCACACGAGCATACAGGTACAGCGGGGGCATCCCGGCTTTCCCTGCGCAATGGCTTTACGGCTTACTTCGTGCTCTCCCCGGAGAACGGCTCTTTTGCCTCCGTCGTCCCTGAGAAGCTTCGCTTCTTAAGAACTTAACGCCAGCACCGCGACGCCAGGACCACACGACTTCGCCGTACGCGTCAGGCGCGCACGTCTATCGCGCCATCTGCGTCCATCGCATCTCACCGCGCGTTCGTGACGATGGCCAACGCCCCTCATCTTGCCGTGAGACGAGCGGAGTTATGCGACTGATTTGGGTGACGTGTTAAGCGGAATATTTTTGATTCCCGGGCTTGACCCGATTTCTGAAAATCAGAATTGATTTGCCCGCCGGGCAGTACACACAAGCGCACACATGTCAGTCCGCAGGGTGGTTGACGGTGATGCCGGTCTCTCAACCGTCATTGCGAGGAGCGCAGCAATGAAGCAATCCATGTCTCAGCATGCGGCGCTATGGATTGCTTCGCTGCGCTCGCAATGACGTGGATAAAGTCCGTAGGGTGGGCAACGCCAACGGATCGGGCGAATGCGCGCCCGATGAGAGGCTCCGCGTGCCCACCATCAAGAGGCTCGATCGGTGATGGAATGGTAGGCACGGCGCTATCGCGTTTGCCCACCTTACGGCCGGCACCATTCACATCGAGATAATTCGGCAGATGTTGAGCGCGTGCATTGGGGGTCGGATCGCCTCACTGCGGCAAGTCTTTGAAGAGTTCGATTACGATCATGACCATCGAGCCGACTGCAACCACCACCGGGCAGATAAACGGCAGCTCTTGCAGCAGCCCGACAAGGACCGCCCGGACGCGGAGAGTTCTCTTCACATGCGCGAAGCGCAAGCCTGCCACACCCATCGGATATCTCCGTTTGGCCCCCAGCAGCGGTCTGATCTTTAAACGCGAAGCGAGCCCCGGCTATAGCCAGTTCGGGTGTTCCCTCGATCAAGGTGAAGGAACCCTTGCAAGGGGGCCATCGGGCACGTTGCCAAGGCAGGCTCCGGATCCTTTGGAAGTGCCCCCGCGAGCCGGGACTGCGCGACCGCTCGGGATGAAGATCATCACATCGCGCCGAATTATGCACCACATCGTACACAAGGACATTCGACCCGGCATGTCGAATTGGAACGCCGTAGCCGGCACGAGGTTAGATAGCTTACGTACCTTCGCGGCTGCGCTGACCGGCGCGTTGCATTGGAGGCGGCGCATGAAAACCATCGTTGACGAAGCCGGCGAGGTCATCGCCAAAGCAACGGATGATCATACTCTAATCGGCGGCCACCATCGCCTCGCGGTAGCGGCCAGCCTCGGTCAAAGACTGTTCTGGCGAGATACTGGCGAACCCGTGAAGCTGGATCTGTTCTTCAGGCATAAGTTCTATTCGACAGACAGCCTGAGCCGCTCGCCGAGATTATAGTTGTTCGGGTACATCGCGGTTCGCTGCTGCGCTGACGCCGCGCGCGACGGTCGACAGCACTACTCGTCAAGCAGGTCGGCGGGCTTTGCTTGCTGCTTGATCGCCCAGAGCCAATAGGCTTCATCGAGTGTGGGTCCGGGTGCTGATCAGCTTCGTGCCTTCCTCGCTTCGCTGCACTCGCAATGACGTGGATATAGTCGCGCTCATACGACGCAAATCTCACGCCACCAAATGCCGCTCCCGCGTCGCGATCAAATCCCTGATCTCCTTCGATATCGGGACCGGGCGATGCGTCTTCTGGTCGGTGTTGACCCAGACGATCTCGCCGGTCACCAGCGCCTCATTGCCGCCTTTGAGGAAGATCGCGAGTTCGAAGCTCAGGCTCGAATTGCCGATCCGCGCCACGCGCGCGCCGACGTCGAGCTCCCAGTCGAACCGAACGGGCGCCTTGTATTCGATGACGGATTTCACGACGTGGAAATCGACGCCGCTCTTCTTGGCATCGGCGTATTGGTCGTAGCCGAGTGCGCGGAAATACTCGGTGATGGTGGTGTCGAAATAGGTCAGGTAATGCGCGTTGAAGACGACGCCCTGGCCGTCGATTTCGGAATAGCGTACCCGGAATGGATGGAAGAACCAGAATTGCTCGCGTGACATGGGATTCCCGGTGTGGCGTGTTCAGCTGATTGCATAGTTTAGCGACGACAATTCATAAAGCCGGCGCTCCGTACTCTTCCGTCATTCCGGGGCGTGCAAAGCACGAACCCGGAATCTCGAGATTCCGGGTCTGGTCCTTCGGACCATCCCGGAATGACGGCGTAGAACTACAAACACGTGGCGCGTTCGGCGGCGAGGTAGCCGAACAATAGGCCGAGGCCGAACAGCAGCACCAGGCCGGCGGCGCCGAACTCGATGCCGCGCATGATCAGCGCGCCGCCGCCCTCGCGGCCGGCGCTGAGCCGGCGGGCGAGACCCTTGGCGGATACGGCGATGATCGCAATGGTGGCGACCGTGATCGCGGTGCCGAGCCCCATCACGAAGGTGGCGGCGATGCCGGCCAGGAACAATCCCTGCGCCAGCGAGAACACCAGCACCAGAATGGCGCCCGAGCACGGCCGCATGCCCACCGCAAAGATCGTCCCAAGGCCGCGCCGCCAGCCGCCGGGGCCGGCGAGTTGATCCGGCGTCGGTCCGTGCGAATGGCCGCAATGCTCGTCATGAACATGGCCATGGCCGTGATCATGGTCGTGATGATGATGGGCATGGTCATGATGATGCGCGTGCCCGTGATCGTGGTGATCGTGATGATGGGCTGTGGCCACCGCCATCGCCGGGGCCGGCTTCGCCTGCAGCGCGCGCATGAAGCCGCCGCCCTTGGTCCAGACCAGCCGGGCGCCGAAAGCTGCGATCAGGCCATAGCTGACGATCTCGATCGCCTTCTCCGCGGAGCACATCGTCTTGGCGGTGGAGGAAAGCAGCCAGGCGAACACGGCGACGATCGCCACCGCGACCAGCGCCTGCAGGAACGCCGAGGCGAACGACAGCACGATGCCGCGCCGCGCGGTCTCCTCGTTGGCAACGAGATAGGACGAGATCACCGCCTTGCCGTGGCCGGGGCCGGCGGCGTGGAAGATCCCATACGCAAATGAGATCCCGAGCAGCGTCCAGACCGCGCTGCCGTCCGATTTCGCCGCGCGTATCGTGGCGGACATCTCGCGATAGAATTCGGACTGCTTGGCCAAAATCCATCCGATCACGCCGCCGACCTGCGGCTCGGCGGCGGGCCGTGGCCCGCCGAACGGGTTCTGCGCCAACAGCGCGTGCCAGGCGGTGTCGAACACCACAACGGCCGCGAGCGCCGCGGCCGTGATCGCCAGGACTCTGGTCGTCTCGCCCCGTGCGAGCCTTGCAAGCAACGACTTCACGGGCAGTTCACCGTGATCTTGTTGGCGAACATCGCCCCGTAATTGGAATTGTCGCCGTTCATGAAGTTCTGCTCGTTCAGCCGCTGAGTGTTCGCGGTCTCGTCGTTCGGCCGCTGGAATTTCATCTGACAGGCGGCCGGCGCGCCAACCAGTTTGATGGGGTCCTTGTCGTCGAACTTGAAGTCGATGAAATAAGAGGGATCGAACACCTCCAGCGCCAGCTGCTTTGGCGTCACCGGCGCCTTCAGCGGCAGCAGGAAATGCAGCGTCAACGCGCTGTCCTTGTATTCGAGGTAGTAGTCGACAGGCTCGTTGAACTTCTCCTTCTTGCCGTCGCCCTTGGCGAAGGTGAAGTAGGCGAAATCCTTCAGCGACTCGACATTGGTCTGCGCCAGCGGCGCCAGTTCCTCGCGGGTGTAAACGCCCTTGGTCTTGGTCTCGATGCCCTGCAGCGCGTAGGTCGAGAACATGTCGTCAAAAGTCCAGGCGTGGCGCACGCCCGTCATCGCGCCGTCGGGCGCGTAGACCACCTCGCTTTTGGCCGTGATCCAGACATGGGGATGGGCCTCGGCCGCGACCGTGCCGAGCGACAAGGCGACGATCGCGCCCAACAAGCTGAAAACTACACGCAACACGTCGCCCCTGCCTCGTGCGCGATTTGCGCACAAGGCGCGGGGACCCATACGCCGTGTCTTCTCTGTTTGACGGTGTGGCAAGGGCTTTTCCTTCACAACGAACACCAGGGGTTATCGGTCCCTGCGCCAAGTGCGCAATTGCGCACAAGGCAGGGACGACTCGTGGAGGCGACGCCGGCCAATCAGGCCGCCGGCGTTGTTTCGAGCAGTCCGCGCCGGCGCAACAGCGCATCCGCCTCCGGCTCGCGGCCGCGGAACGCGACATAGGCGTCCTCGGGGTTGCGCGCGCCGCCCGACGAATAGATGTCGTCGTGCAGGCGCTTGGCGGTGGCGGGATCGAAGATGTCGCCGGCTTCCTCGAAGGCGCCGAACGCGTCGGCGTCCATCACCTCCGACCACATGTAGCTGTAATAGCCGGCGGCATAGTGGTCGCCGGAGAAGATATGGCCGAATTGCGTGGGCCGGTGCCTCAGCGCGATTTCCGTGGGCATGCCGATCTTCTCCAACTCGGCCTTCTCGAAGGCCGCGACGTCGCGGCTGGCCGCGGCCGGCTGGGTGTGGAATTCGAGGTCGATCAGCGCCGAGGAGACGAACTCCACGGTGGCAAAGCCCTGGTTGAATTTTCGCGCGGCGAGGAAACGCTGCAGCAGGTCGTCCGGCAGTGGCTCGCCGGACTGATAGTGTTTGGCGAACTGCCGCAGCACCTGCGGCTGCTCCTGCCAGTGCTCATAGAGCTGCGAGGGCAGCTCGACGAAGTCGGTAAACACTGACGTGCCCGACAGCGAGGGATAGGTCACGTTGGACAGCATGCCGTGCAGGCCGTGGCCGAACTCGTGGAACAGGGTGCGCGCGTCGTCGGGCGACAGCAGCGACGGCTGGCCGTCCGAGCCCTTGGAGAAGTTGCAGACGTTGATGATCAAGGGGGCGATCTCGCCGTCGAGCTTCTGCTGGTCGCGCAGCGAGGTCATCCAGGCGCCGGAGCGCTTTGAGGGCCGGGCGAAGTAGTCGCCATAGAACAGCGCCTTGTGCTTGCCGTCGGCGTCCTTGACTTCCCAGACCCGGACGTCCGGATGCCAGACCGGGATGTCCTTGCGCTCGGCAAAGGTGATCCCGAACAGGCGGGTGGCGCAGTCGAAGGCGGCCTCGATCATGTGGTCGAGCACCAGGTAGGGCTTGATGGCGGCGTCGTCGAAATCGGCTTTCCGCTGCCGCAGGATTTCGGCGTAGTAGCGCCAGTCCCACGGCGCGAGGGCGAAGTTGCCGCCCTCCTCCGCGATCAGCGCCTGCAGCGCGTCGCGGTCGGCGAGCGCGCGCGCCCGGGCCGGTTGCCAGACCCGCTCCAGCAGGCCGCGGACGGCGTCCGGCGTCTTGGCCATGGAATCCTCCAGCCGGTAGGCGGCGTAGGTCGGAAAGCCCATGAGCTTGGCGGCCTCCTCGCGGAGCTCCAGGATCTCCACGATGGTGGCGTTGTTGTCGTTGGCGTTACCGTTGTCGCCACGGGCGGTGAAGGCCTTGTAGACCTTCTCGCGCAGGTCGCGGCGGGAGGAGCTCTTCAGGAACGGCTCGACCGACGAACGTGACAGCGTGACGATCGCCTTGCCCGCCATGCCCCGCTCTTCGGCCGCCGCCTTGGCCGCGGCGACGAAGGCTTCGGGAAGGCCGCCGCGGTCGTCCTCGCCGAGCTCCATGAACCAGTCCTGCTCGTCGCCGAGCAAATGGTGGCTGAAAGAGGTGCCGAGCTGGGCCAGCCGCTCGTTGATCTCGGCCCGGCGCTTCTTGGCGGCCTCGTCGAGACCGGCGCCGGCGCGGTAGAAATTGGTGTAGGTGCGCTCCAGGAGCCGGTTCTGCTCGCCGGTCAGGCCGAGCGTGGCGCGGTTCTCATGCAAGAGCGCGATGCGGCCGAACAGCACCGCGTTCATCATGATCGGGTTCCAGTGCCGCGCCATCCGCAAGGAGACTTCCTTGTCGATCTCCAGGATCGCCGGATTGGAGTGCGCCGAGACCAGGTCGTAGAACACGGCTGCGACCTTGGAGAGCAGCTTGCCCGAGCGTTCCAGCGCCGTGATGGTGTTGGCGAAGTCCGGCGCCGACGGATCGTGGGTGATCGCCGCGATCTCGGCGGCATGGTCGGCGAAGGCCTGCTCGAAGGCGGGCAGGAAGTGCTCCGGCTCGATTTCGGCAAAGGGCGGCGTCTCGAACGGCGTCTGCCACGGCCGGAGCAGCGGGTTTTCGCCAGCTTCCGAGGGGGCCGCCGTATGCAGGGTTTCTGACATCACAATTCCCGTTTTTGCCTCGTTTTCTTGACGCAAACCGGTACCGATTTCGCTCGAAAACGCTCCAGAAGATGCGGCAATCTATATCACGCGATGAGGCATTTTTGGGCCTTTTACGCTTGATAGATGGGGCCTTTTCGGAGAGATTGCGCCCCCTGAACAGGACCTTTTTCCATGAGCCCACAGCCCGCTTCCACATCCTCCCGCCAGATCGTCTGGCCGAGCGTCATCACCGTCATCTCGGCGGCGATCCTGATCGGCGCGGAAGTGTTCGGCGCGGCGTTTGCCGGCGGCTGGGCGCTCGCGATCCTGTTCGGCCTCAACGACACCTCAGCGCACATCCTGCAGGCTGTGCTGTTCGGTATCGGCGTGCTGATCATGGTGGCGTTCATCCGCGCCGCGCAACGCATCGAGCCGTTCTTCAGGCGCGGCTGACGCGCATTCAAGAAACCGCTGCGGCACAGGCGTTACAGCGCTCAACGCCTCGCGAGAAATCTTAACGTCCATTCATGTTTGTCGTCAGCGGCGCACACCGCGAACGCTTTCGTAATCACACGCGCGCGAAATTTGTCCCCACCCTAAAAAAATTGTTGCGAAGCCGATTCAAAAGACTTATTTCCAGCCTTGCCCAATTTCGCACGTGCCTGTGGTCGTGTGTCAGTCGGTAGGTATCCGGACAAGAGGCCGGACAGCCGCCAAGGGATGGAAGAACCGAGGGTCGCTTAACAGGCGGCCAGCATCTCTCTCCAGGGATGCCGTTGAAGGTCTCACCACTCCTTGCAACCGTGACTGGCAGCCGGAGGCGAACCGGCGTACTCCGCTCTCAACGGGGGACGCGACTTAAAGCAACGACGGATCGGGCTTTTTTGGTCTCTACCGGCATTCCACCGCCGGCGCGGGCTACTGAAAAGGCTTGTCCTTCATTGCCAGGTGAGCGGGCGGGAAATCTCCCAACCAATCCACGGCAGCACAATTCGGTCCTCGAGTTCGAGGCTTTGTCGCGTCTCCATCGTGCGGCAAGGCCAAGCGCTCAGGTCCGAGAACTGTTTGAACGCGCCCGTCGCTGGGCCGTTTGGGAGAGTGCCATGACCGAACGTATTCAGGAATTCCTGCGCAACCGCCGCAGCGAGGGCCAGGACACCGAGCCGTGCCTCGTTGTCGACCTCGAAGTCGTGCGCGACAACTACCAGACCTTTGCGAAGGCGCTGCCGGACAGCCGCGTGTTCTACGCGGTGAAGGCGAATCCTGCGCCCGAGGTGCTGTCGCTGCTCGCCTCCCTGGGCTCCTGCTTCGACACCGCAACCGTCGCCGAGATCGAAATGGCGCTGGCCGCGGGTGCGACGCCGGACCGCATCTCCTATGGCAATACGATCAAGAAGGAGCGTGACATCGCGCGCGCCTTCGCGCTCGGCATTCGCCTGTTCGCGGTCGACTGCGCCGCCGAGGTCGAGAAGATCGCCCGCGCCGCCCCCGGCGCCAAGGTGTTCTGCCGCATCCTCTATGACTGCGCCGGCGCCGAGTGGCCGCTGTCGCGCAAGTTCGGCTGCGACCCGGAGATGGCGATCGAGGTGCTCGACCTCGCCAAGCGTCTGGGCCTGGAGCCGTGCGGCATCTCGTTCCATGTCGGCTCGCAGCAGCGCAAGGTGAAGGCGTGGGACCGCGCGCTGGCGATGGCCTCGACGGTGTTCCGGGACTGCGCAGAGCGCGGGATCAGCCTGTCCATGGTCAACATGGGCGGCGGCTTCCCGACCAGGTACCTCAAGGATGTTCCTCCGGTCCTGCAATACGGCCGGTCGATCTTCCGTGCGCTGCGCAAGCATTTCGGCAACCAGATCCCAGAGACGATCATCGAGCCGGGCCGCGGCATGGTCGGAAATGCCGGGATCATCGAGACCGAAGTCGTTCTGATCTCCAAGAAGAGCGACGAGGACGAGGTGCGCTGGGTGTATCTCGACATCGGCAAGTTCGGCGGTCTCGCCGAGACGATGGACGAGTCGATCCGTTACGCCATCCGCACGCCGCATGACGGCGCGGACATGACGCCGTGCGTGCTCGCAGGTCCGACCTGCGATAGCGCCGACGTGCTGTACGAGAAGATGCCGTATCCGCTTCCGGTGACGCTCGAGATCGGCGACAAGCTGCTGATCGAAGGCACCGGGGCCTATACGTCGACCTACTCGTCGGTGGCGTTCAACGGCATCCCGCCGCTGCGGACCTACCACATCTGATCGGTCTCGTTTGAGGCTTGAATAACGGGAGCCGGTGCGCCGGCTCCCTCCCCGTCATTTGCGAATATTTGACAACGCTTTGCGCGGCAGCCTTGCCGTTGCGAGCGGGGACTGACGTGCCATGACTGCTTTGCGGAAGACCAAGATCGCCCTTAACCCCAAGGCTGCTCCGTTTGCGATCCGTGCGGAGCGAACCTCGGACGTCGCCGCGCGTGAAGCGCTGCTGGATGCCTGCTTTGGCGACACCCGCCATACGCGCTCCTGCCAGCGCCTGCGCGACGGACGCGCGCCCGCCGAAGGCCTCAGCCTGTCGGCCGTGGCGGAGGGCCGGCTGGTCGGGACCGTTCGGTTGTGGCACGTCAGCGCCGGGGGCATCCCGGCGCTCATGCTCGGCCCGCTGGCGGTGGAGGGTTCCTCCCGCCAGCTCGGCGTCGGGGCTGCGCTGATGGACCACGCGCTCGCGGCGGCGAAGGCGCGTGGCCATCGCGCGGTAATCCTGCTGGGCGACGCGCCCTATTACGCCCGCTTCGGCTTCTCGGCCGCGAAGACCGGCGAGCTGTCGCTGCCAGGCGCGTTCGAGCGCGACCGGCTGCTCGGCCTGGAGTTTTGCGACGGCGCGCTCGACGGCGCCTGGGGCATGATTACCGCCACCGGCGCGCCGCTGCCGAAAACGAAGGCAGTCCGCGGCCGGAAGGCGAAGGCCCTGCTCGTGCCGCGCGCGGCCTGAAGGCCATGGCTGCGAGCCTTGCCCGAGATGCGCGCCCACGCTGGCGCGGCGCTATCACGATGGCCCTGCTGGTCATGATCACGATCATGATCGTCAGGGACATCCTGGTGCGCCGCTGGGGCGGGCCTACGCCGCCGGCCTCCGACATCACCCAGCCGTCCCGCTAGCCCCGCGAGGGGTTGCGCAGGCTGGGGAAAAGCCCTTAAACCGCGCCCATCCCGCCCCGGACCGTTCCCAAGATCGAGGTTCCGATGCCCCGTCGTCTGATTTCCACCGGCTCGCCTTTCGAGAAGACCGCCGGCTACAGCCGCGCCGTCATCGACGGCGATTTCGCCTTCGTCGCCGGCACCACCGGCTATGACTACACGACCATGGTCATCCCGGTCGATGTCACAAACCAGGCGCGCAACTGCTTTAGGAACATCGAAGCTGCGCTGAAGGAAGGCGGCTTCGCGATGGCCGATATCGTCCGCGCGACCTACTACATCACTGACCTCGCGGATGCGGACCCTTTCTTCGCAGTCTGCGGCGAAGTGTTTGGCGAGATACGTCCGGCCACCACGCTTCTGGTCGTCGCGGGGCTCTACAAGCCCGAGATGAAGATCGAGATCGAAGTCACCGCGAAGCGCCGCACCGCCTGATCCACCCCTCACCATTTGTCTACCAGCACGTTCCGGAGAAACCATCCCATGAGCCCCGCCTCGCAGATCTACGCGAAGATTACCGGCCCCATTGTCATGGTCGGCTTCGGCTCCATCGGCAAAGGCACGCTGCCGTTGATCGAGCGGCATCTCGATTACGACAAGTCGCGCTTCACCGTGCTCGATCCCAAGGACGAGGGCCGCAAGGCACTTTGCGAAAAGCACAATGTACGCTTCATCCAGAAGGGCCTGACCAGGGACAATTATCGCGAGGTGCTGACCCCGCTGCTCACCGAAGGCGGCGGCCAGGGTTTTTGCGTCAATCTCTCGGTCGATACCGGCTCTACCGACATCATGGAGCTCTGCAACGAACTCGGCGCTCTCTATATCGACACCGTCAACGAGCCCTGGCTCGGCTTCTATTTCGATTCGTCGAAGGGCCCGGAAGCACGCTCCAACTACGCCCTTCGCGAAGTGACGCTGGCCGCCAAGAAGGCGCGTCCCGCGGGCTCGACGACGGCCGTCTCCTGCTGTGGCGCCAATCCCGGCATGGTCTCCTTTTTCGTCAAGCAGGCGCTGCTCAATGTCGCCGCTGATCTGAAGCTCAATGCCCCCAAGCCGAAGACCAAGGCCGAATGGGCGGACTTGATGCGGCAGGCTGGTGTCAAGGGGATCCACATCGCCGAACGCGACACCCAGCGCTCGAAGTCGCCGAAAGAGCCTGATGTCTTCGTCAACACCTGGTCGGTGGAAGGTTTCCTGTCGGAAGGCGTGCAGCCGTCCGAACTAGGTTGGGGCACCCATGAAAAATGGATGCCCGAAAATGCGCGTACCCACGAAGCCGGCTGCGGCGCCGCCATCTATCTGATGCAGCCCGGCGCCAACACGCGCGTGCGCACCTGGTGCCCGACCCGCGGCGCGCAGTATGGCTTCCTCGTCACCCACAATGAGTCGATCTCGATCTCCGATTACTTCACGGTGCGTGACGCATCGGGCACGGCGATCTATCGGCCGACCTGCCACTATGCCTATCATCCGGCTGACGATGCCGTGCTGTCGCTGCATGAAATGTTCGGCCGCGCCGCGAAGATGCAGGAAAAGCATCACATCCTCGATGAGAATGAAATCGTCGATGGCATCGACGAACTCGGCGTGCTGCTGTTCGGCCATGACAACAATGCCTACTGGTACGGCTCGCAGCTCTCCATCGAAGAGACCCGCAAGCTCGCGCCCTACCAGAACGCCACCGGCCTGCAGGTGACCTCTGCCGTGCTCGGCGGCATGGTGTGGGCGCTGGAAAACCCGAACCAAGGCATCGTCGAAGCCGACGAGATGGATTTCGATCGTCTGCTGGAAATCCAGATGCCGTATCTCGGCCCGGTGAAGGGTTTCTACACCGACTGGACGCCGCTCACCGACCGTCCGGGCCTGTTCCCGGAAGACATCGACACGTCGGACCCCTGGCAGTTCAAGAACGTGCTGGTGCGCTGAGCGCGCCAGCACGGTATGCGTCGTGCCGCGGCCATTGCCGAAGTCGAGACGAGGCTGTTAGGGTGCACAACCACAACGTGATATCCTGACAGCCGCGCCGGTGACAATGAGCCGAAACTCAAAATCGACCCGTTCCATGATGCCTAGGAATGCCGGCGCAGCCTTCGCACTGGCGATGCTCTCGCTCTGTTCAGCTCCTGCTCTCGCGGCGGACGGAAACTGCATGGCGAGTTACTACCGCAGCAAGTCGCCCCCCTGCATCGATGAAACGTTGGCGCAGTTCCGGCAGATGGTGCCGCGATCCGCTCCGGACACGCTTGTCGGCTTCCTTGCCGAAGTGTTCAAGGCGTCTCCCGAAGAGCGGGAACGTCTGCTCAAGAACGAACCTTCCAACAACGTGAAGCAGGTATATCTCTACAGCCTGTACCGGGCTGGCCTGTCGGATGAAACGCAAAAATATGCCGCCGCCAACCAGCTCACTGCGCTGCTCGATAAACTGCAGGCAGGACGCGTCCCGACGCTGGAGGCGGTGAGGCCTTCGGCAATCCCCGGCGACAACGACGCCCTGATCGGCGCCTACATGGCGTCGGGCAAGACCGTCTTCATCCAGCGCATCCTCGAAAACTATACAAGCGCCGAGGACCCGATGGTCAGCGATGCCCTGCGCATGGCCTACATGATGAGCAAGTTCGGTAATACGCTCACACCCAAGGGGCGCGACGACGTGATGACGAAAGCGGCCTGCGAAAAATATCAGTGCAAGGCCGACTCGCAAAAATTCCGCCGGCTGCTGACGCTGG contains these protein-coding regions:
- a CDS encoding thioesterase family protein, whose protein sequence is MSREQFWFFHPFRVRYSEIDGQGVVFNAHYLTYFDTTITEYFRALGYDQYADAKKSGVDFHVVKSVIEYKAPVRFDWELDVGARVARIGNSSLSFELAIFLKGGNEALVTGEIVWVNTDQKTHRPVPISKEIRDLIATRERHLVA
- a CDS encoding nickel/cobalt transporter: MKSLLARLARGETTRVLAITAAALAAVVVFDTAWHALLAQNPFGGPRPAAEPQVGGVIGWILAKQSEFYREMSATIRAAKSDGSAVWTLLGISFAYGIFHAAGPGHGKAVISSYLVANEETARRGIVLSFASAFLQALVAVAIVAVFAWLLSSTAKTMCSAEKAIEIVSYGLIAAFGARLVWTKGGGFMRALQAKPAPAMAVATAHHHDHHDHGHAHHHDHAHHHHDHDHGHGHVHDEHCGHSHGPTPDQLAGPGGWRRGLGTIFAVGMRPCSGAILVLVFSLAQGLFLAGIAATFVMGLGTAITVATIAIIAVSAKGLARRLSAGREGGGALIMRGIEFGAAGLVLLFGLGLLFGYLAAERATCL
- a CDS encoding DUF1007 family protein is translated as MRVVFSLLGAIVALSLGTVAAEAHPHVWITAKSEVVYAPDGAMTGVRHAWTFDDMFSTYALQGIETKTKGVYTREELAPLAQTNVESLKDFAYFTFAKGDGKKEKFNEPVDYYLEYKDSALTLHFLLPLKAPVTPKQLALEVFDPSYFIDFKFDDKDPIKLVGAPAACQMKFQRPNDETANTQRLNEQNFMNGDNSNYGAMFANKITVNCP
- a CDS encoding M3 family metallopeptidase translates to MSETLHTAAPSEAGENPLLRPWQTPFETPPFAEIEPEHFLPAFEQAFADHAAEIAAITHDPSAPDFANTITALERSGKLLSKVAAVFYDLVSAHSNPAILEIDKEVSLRMARHWNPIMMNAVLFGRIALLHENRATLGLTGEQNRLLERTYTNFYRAGAGLDEAAKKRRAEINERLAQLGTSFSHHLLGDEQDWFMELGEDDRGGLPEAFVAAAKAAAEERGMAGKAIVTLSRSSVEPFLKSSSRRDLREKVYKAFTARGDNGNANDNNATIVEILELREEAAKLMGFPTYAAYRLEDSMAKTPDAVRGLLERVWQPARARALADRDALQALIAEEGGNFALAPWDWRYYAEILRQRKADFDDAAIKPYLVLDHMIEAAFDCATRLFGITFAERKDIPVWHPDVRVWEVKDADGKHKALFYGDYFARPSKRSGAWMTSLRDQQKLDGEIAPLIINVCNFSKGSDGQPSLLSPDDARTLFHEFGHGLHGMLSNVTYPSLSGTSVFTDFVELPSQLYEHWQEQPQVLRQFAKHYQSGEPLPDDLLQRFLAARKFNQGFATVEFVSSALIDLEFHTQPAAASRDVAAFEKAELEKIGMPTEIALRHRPTQFGHIFSGDHYAAGYYSYMWSEVMDADAFGAFEEAGDIFDPATAKRLHDDIYSSGGARNPEDAYVAFRGREPEADALLRRRGLLETTPAA
- a CDS encoding type III PLP-dependent enzyme yields the protein MTERIQEFLRNRRSEGQDTEPCLVVDLEVVRDNYQTFAKALPDSRVFYAVKANPAPEVLSLLASLGSCFDTATVAEIEMALAAGATPDRISYGNTIKKERDIARAFALGIRLFAVDCAAEVEKIARAAPGAKVFCRILYDCAGAEWPLSRKFGCDPEMAIEVLDLAKRLGLEPCGISFHVGSQQRKVKAWDRALAMASTVFRDCAERGISLSMVNMGGGFPTRYLKDVPPVLQYGRSIFRALRKHFGNQIPETIIEPGRGMVGNAGIIETEVVLISKKSDEDEVRWVYLDIGKFGGLAETMDESIRYAIRTPHDGADMTPCVLAGPTCDSADVLYEKMPYPLPVTLEIGDKLLIEGTGAYTSTYSSVAFNGIPPLRTYHI
- a CDS encoding GNAT family N-acetyltransferase, which codes for MTALRKTKIALNPKAAPFAIRAERTSDVAAREALLDACFGDTRHTRSCQRLRDGRAPAEGLSLSAVAEGRLVGTVRLWHVSAGGIPALMLGPLAVEGSSRQLGVGAALMDHALAAAKARGHRAVILLGDAPYYARFGFSAAKTGELSLPGAFERDRLLGLEFCDGALDGAWGMITATGAPLPKTKAVRGRKAKALLVPRAA
- a CDS encoding RidA family protein; its protein translation is MPRRLISTGSPFEKTAGYSRAVIDGDFAFVAGTTGYDYTTMVIPVDVTNQARNCFRNIEAALKEGGFAMADIVRATYYITDLADADPFFAVCGEVFGEIRPATTLLVVAGLYKPEMKIEIEVTAKRRTA
- a CDS encoding homospermidine synthase — its product is MSPASQIYAKITGPIVMVGFGSIGKGTLPLIERHLDYDKSRFTVLDPKDEGRKALCEKHNVRFIQKGLTRDNYREVLTPLLTEGGGQGFCVNLSVDTGSTDIMELCNELGALYIDTVNEPWLGFYFDSSKGPEARSNYALREVTLAAKKARPAGSTTAVSCCGANPGMVSFFVKQALLNVAADLKLNAPKPKTKAEWADLMRQAGVKGIHIAERDTQRSKSPKEPDVFVNTWSVEGFLSEGVQPSELGWGTHEKWMPENARTHEAGCGAAIYLMQPGANTRVRTWCPTRGAQYGFLVTHNESISISDYFTVRDASGTAIYRPTCHYAYHPADDAVLSLHEMFGRAAKMQEKHHILDENEIVDGIDELGVLLFGHDNNAYWYGSQLSIEETRKLAPYQNATGLQVTSAVLGGMVWALENPNQGIVEADEMDFDRLLEIQMPYLGPVKGFYTDWTPLTDRPGLFPEDIDTSDPWQFKNVLVR